From Ischnura elegans chromosome 13 unlocalized genomic scaffold, ioIscEleg1.1 SUPER_13_unloc_1, whole genome shotgun sequence, a single genomic window includes:
- the LOC124172292 gene encoding uncharacterized protein LOC124172292 yields MDLAQSEEHLGVTFSSCSEGLPSNSRQWLEEQTDSDGTTLLMRAAQEGATDCVQLLLMCGVHANESRSIDYEKRRALDFAIKRDHPRVVEILLKWDSIFPDSSSKELRAKLRSMREKDAGIKEFFEERDKFHELVRNGDITRVEEKLNITDGRNISGPKYWVNSDGKSSLYTAAMERKYDVWVFLLSRKFEFSGTEGFEIEFRMGKVEMLYFDRAMGKHLAEFEDNYLFKLLSKSKVRGGSDETRLRIQNIYLEANEVAEAKLLMQCLENDSLLEIVFELDRPDLKCAYSKSSDKVLGVMDPHLHRVYASAGQESYSRVVSTLIHEFCHRVMYIVFMNNGLPYRANDLEMMNAYNKIFSKIMSPENIKKCDPLIQLVGEYDKNVQQQELIVRIPEIITKRTIDNECGGMWNNEFEKELNDFYHNHLEKIFDEFVASNKEKACIPAIDLSIYPALLSKHKKVHAQVGVIEQPKMSSHGGVNYIAVSDLSLAISHIEKSLRGAVTVDLSFFEGTRTHFETQLRRGYLRNLVVVWNKETEFCHNPHPCSCSARFFRHHKEYVTLIIPKDLKSSDKEECVEYTWKYLSKGTKDWILNQHVRFQSSDVTLKDLLEGLMPNNDAEYTLSTVISPKDISTIIQQGTYSLGNDVKSDFAKKTEELLGGLIQSFVSRRTRIRHVDLNEQLMTLRTMNAVFFLNTTKDALKKARVSKSRPWEGVMTQVDDGRHFFLERNIEADKRLDYIQKICAELRGGPKSGAWMYAHFFLQEQQYFVHIHSELINDQRCQLLADEPGTGKSVFVYSKATEEKQRHRDKWIEVVQLTECEEVINKWNDMSRGTDGENRNSTVLNGTVEDFLYQLVNKGKVNDVDFSLNKAIFSLFCQAKERVKVFFDGFDEICPTYKNILSSFLEDIMKNTRVSFVVTTRTNQRVDLEKRLSTFALSFVPLNKEEQVQFLNRQWNCMLNLLPKESREEKIRSIGAKYEAQGYHENEIISLENVGEGSNQNAVALNHYNFERAAEDLIEKGKSLAKDEGYFSEIPLHAHMMATVSFANDLFTDDSLNLFSLYKNLVDTKIKLYFKDRAKIPRSEASGRLRKRDAELTIEILKKFSVTFFLKDFSYMPTDKHIEDMLEVGILVKRELSIEFIHRTFGEYFFVCLLLEEEGAPLRHVLFQRVLLEDGFYKVRDFCDAIMLSEISNEDSECREGTRAIAIRQSLLHEGKECGMTLIRELFHKAISECREGILRYLMEIFKEYLPTVMFMDSNDNSSTLNNERDIGCRNAFDLCLTLYRQSRNLKHIRILRTLLLQAETNNLIEDLGKYISARGIRWTGAYVKYVWWNKDYLKELRWILKFFLKHKEGLKKPLKQCLMNYESSYFFRYASLYDFKVFKSLMDGIFVQKDFQQFLGLNCEMCQNFFIAWASVVRDGFIEKVKRVWEYLESKLTAGQARETFLRMRNESGWNCLFAASVDSRGTEVIQYVWNILRRELREEVLNDYLLESFINVTETTDFVDGYFMDWLESALENKCVRIDVALRVLLSRDKEGRRYMLDFSSVFSHRPLRKLKTILSHAGETRNPQVQETLNRVLVKIANDLKLWNITTVYVSPYSKDGYYYHMYGRPEPIMIEFRQIWLQLIPFGLVRDITLDHQFYIYGLLDFFDTPVSARLLVVHLVILWRKLELEHKYFSTFELKKRIKIDWFVAVLDPRVTLDSGVEIKTLALPLIIPFFFSALLHFLPLDDVADVLIHLLHSMAVSREICVYIDPLLFMEFYNVVNRTSLGAYRRNSFEEWGSVPTGLPRAIIVRLECGDTLLDAFNGQYEEIKERAAFECPYLINSEGELMSICDIVELRAVESIGLLPFHSLQSYLNGMNTQSSRFGSSEDELDDELDY; encoded by the coding sequence ATGGACCTAGCGCAGTCGGAGGAGCACCTTGGGGTGACGTTCTCGTCCTGCAGCGAGGGGCTGCCATCAAACAGTAGGCAGTGGCTGGAGGAGCAAACGGATTCTGACGGGACCACGTTGCTGATGAGGGCGGCGCAAGAGGGCGCCACTGACTGTGTCCAACTCCTCCTTATGTGTGGCGTCCACGCCAATGAAAGTCGAAGCATCGACTATGAAAAGCGACGGGCGCTCGACTTTGCTATTAAGAGAGATCACCCAAGGGTGGTAGAAATTCTTCTCAAATGGGACTCAATTTTTCCAGACTCCTCTTCGAAAGAGCTTAGAGCTAAATTGAGATCAATGCGTGAAAAAGATGCAGGCATTAAGGAATTCTTCGAGGAAAGAGACAAGTTTCATGAGCTAGTTCGAAACGGAGATATCACTAGGGTCGAGGAAAAACTGAACATCACGGACGGTAGGAACATTTCAGGCCCCAAGTACTGGGTCAATAGTGACGGCAAGTCGTCTTTGTACACGGCGGCAATGGAACGCAAATACGATGTGTGGGTATTCCTGCTTTCTAGGAAGTTTGAGTTCTCAGGGACGGAGGGTTTTGAAATTGAATTCCGTATGGGCAAGGTTGAGATGCTCTATTTCGACCGAGCGATGGGGAAACATCTCGCTGAATTTGAagataattatttgtttaaattgctTTCGAAAAGCAAAGTTCGTGGGGGAAGTGACGAGACACGATTGAGAATCCAGAATATTTACCTCGAAGCAAACGAGGTAGCGGAAGCCAAACTGCTAATGCAATGCCTTGAAAACGATTCTCTATTGGAAATTGTATTTGAATTAGATCGGCCAGATCTGAAATGTGCATATTCAAAATCATCTGATAAGGTCCTAGGTGTCATGGATCCACATTTACATCGTGTTTATGCGTCTGCGGGCCAAGAGTCTTATTCACGAGTTGTCAGCACTTTAATTCACGAATTTTGTCATCGCGTGATGTATATTGTCTTCATGAACAATGGGTTGCCCTACAGAGCAAATGATCTTGAAATGATGAATGCTTACAATAAGATTTTCTCCAAAATTATGTCAccggaaaacattaaaaaatgcgaTCCATTAATCCAATTGGTTggtgaatatgataaaaatgtaCAACAACAAGAATTAATTGTTCGAATTCCAGAAATAATAACGAAGCGAACAATAGATAATGAATGTGGGGGAATGTGGAACAACGAGTTTGAAAAAGAACTCAATGATTTCTACCACAACCATTTGGAAAAGATATTCGATGAATTTGTTGCATCAAATAAGGAAAAGGCCTGTATTCCAGCTATTGACCTTTCAATATATCCCGCGTTGCTTTCAAAGCATAAGAAAGTTCACGCACAGGTTGGCGTAATTGAGCAACCGAAGATGTCTTCGCACGGAGGGGTCAATTACATAGCGGTATCGGATTTGTCCCTGGCGATTAGCCACATTGAGAAATCACTAAGGGGCGCCGTGACTGTGGACTTGAGTTTTTTTGAGGGAACCAGAACACACTTTGAGACCCAACTGAGAAGAGGTTACTTGCGAAACTTGGTTGTCGTTTGGAACAAGGAAACGGAATTTTGTCATAATCCTCATCCATGCTCCTGCTCGGCAAGGTTTTTTCGACACCATAAAGAATACGTCACTTTAATTATTCCGAAGGATTTGAAGTCATCGGACAAGGAAGAATGTGTTGAATACACGTGGAAATACTTGTCAAAGGGAACGAAGGATTGGATACTGAACCAGCACGTCAGATTCCAGAGCAGCGACGTGACATTGAAAGATCTGCTGGAGGGATTAATGCCTAACAACGATGCAGAATATACACTCAGCACCGTCATTAGTCCCAAGGATATATCAACGATAATCCAGCAAGGGACGTATTCCCTTGGCAATGATGTGAAATCTGATTTTGCGAAGAAGACAGAGGAGCTGCTGGGCGGCCTTATCCAATCCTTCGTTTCCCGCCGAACAAGAATCAGACATGTCGACTTAAACGAGCAATTAATGACACTGCGCACAATGAACGCCGTATTCTTTCTCAATACCACCAAGGACGCACTAAAAAAAGCGAGAGTCAGCAAATCGCGTCCTTGGGAAGGAGTAATGACGCAAGTTGATGATGGAAGACACTTTTTCTTGGAGAGAAATATCGAGGCGGATAAACGACTCGATTACATCCAAAAGATATGCGCAGAACTTCGAGGTGGGCCCAAATCAGGTGCTTGGATGTATGCGCACTTCTTTCTTCAAGAACAGCAATATTTCGTCCACATTCATTCTGAGCTCATCAACGACCAACGCTGTCAATTGCTGGCCGATGAGCCTGGCACAGGTAAATCTGTGTTTGTTTATTCAAAAGCCACGGAAGAGAAACAAAGACATAGGGATAAGTGGATAGAAGTTGTTCAGCTAACAGAGTGTGAGGAAGTCATTAATAAATGGAACGACATGAGTAGAGGAACGGATGGAGAGAATAGGAACAGCACGGTGCTAAATGGAACGGTTGAAGATTTCCTATACCAGCTTGTGAACAAGGGAAAAGTCAATGATGTAGATTTCTCTCTCAATAAGGCAATTTTCTCACTATTTTGCCAGGCCAAGGAGAGGGTGAAGGTGTTCTTCGATGGTTTCGATGAAATATGCCCTACTTATAAGAATATTCTCTCTTCCTTCCTGGAGGACATAATGAAAAATACGAGGGTGTCATTTGTCGTGACCACAAGAACAAATCAGAGAGTGGACCTAGAGAAACGCCTATCCACCTTCGCTCTCTCCTTTGTTCCCCTCAATAAGGAGGAACAAGTGCAATTCTTAAACCGCCAGTGGAATTGCATGCTCAATTTACTGCCAAAGGAGTCACGTGAGGAGAAAATTAGATCCATCGGTGCAAAATACGAAGCCCAAGGTTATcacgaaaatgaaattatttcattggaaaatgtaGGCGAGGGCTCCAATCAGAATGCCGTTGCTCtaaatcattataattttgagAGGGCGGCGGAAGATCTGATAGAGAAAGGAAAGTCCCTTGCAAAGGACGAAGGCTATTTTTCTGAAATACCTCTACACGCACACATGATGGCCACCGTGTCCTTTGCGAATGATTTGTTTACAGATGATTCACTGAATCTTTTTTCTCTGTACAAGAACCTTGTCGatacaaaaatcaaattatactTTAAGGATAGAGCAAAGATACCTAGATCTGAGGCAAGTGGGCGTTTGCGGAAAAGAGATGCAGAGTTAACGATAGAGATATTGAAGAAATTCTCAGTCACGTTTTTCCTCAAGGATTTCTCCTACATGCCAACAGACAAACACATAGAAGACATGCTGGAAGTAGGAATTTTAGTGAAGAGAGAACTATCGATCGAGTTTATCCATCGGACGTTTGGAGAGTACTTCTTTGTTTGTCTACTCCTCGAGGAAGAAGGCGCACCCCTAAGGCATGTGCTTTTTCAGCGGGTGTTACTGGAGGACGGATTCTACAAGGTAAGGGACTTTTGCGATGCAATAATGTTATCGGAGATAAGCAACGAGGATTCAGAATGTAGGGAAGGAACAAGAGCAATTGCTATACGTCAATCTTTGCTGCATGAGGGAAAGGAGTGTGGGATGACTTTGATTCGTGAGCTGTTTCACAAAGCAATTTCGGAGTGCCGTGAGGGAATACTTCGTTATCTtatggaaatattcaaagaatatCTTCCTACTGTTATGTTTATGGATTCAAATGACAATTCAAGCACATTAAATAATGAAAGAGATATCGGATGCCGGAATGCCTTCGACTTGTGCCTTACGCTATACAGACAATCAAGAAACCTCAAACACATACGAATCCTCCGGACTCTCCTCTTACAAGCAGAAACGAATAATCTCATTGAAGACCTAGGGAAATATATTTCGGCAAGAGGAATCCGGTGGACTGGTGCGTATGTGAAATATGTTTGGTGGAATAAAGACTATTTGAAAGAGCTGCGTTGGATACTTAAATTCTTCTTAAAGCACAAGGAAGGACTCAAAAAACCATTGAAACAATGTTTGATGAACTATGAAAGCAGCTATTTCTTTCGTTACGCCTCACTCTATGATTTCAAGGTATTTAAGTCCCTAATGGATGGGATTTTCGTGCAGAAGGATTTTCAGCAATTCCTTGGCTTAAATTGTGAAATGTGCCAAAATTTTTTCATCGCATGGGCTAGTGTTGTGAGAgatggatttattgaaaaagtaaaacGTGTTTGGGAGTATTTGGAGAGCAAGCTGACAGCGGGGCAGGCGAGAGAGACATTTCTTCGGATGAGAAATGAGAGTGGTTGGAATTGCCTTTTTGCGGCAAGTGTCGACTCACGGGGCACGGAAGTCATCCAATATGTGTGGAACATTTTGAGGAGGGAGTTGAGGGAAGAAGTCTTGAATGATTACTTACTCGAGAGCTTCATAAATGTAACTGAAACCACGGACTTTGTCGATGGCTATTTCATGGATTGGCTGGAGAGTGCCCTCGAAAATAAATGTGTGCGGATTGATGTTGCATTACGCGTACTGCTAAGTAGAGATAAAGAAGGTAGGCGGTACATGTTGGATTTCTCCTCCGTTTTTTCCCATCGGCCCCTGCGAAAATTAAAGACGATATTATCCCACGCTGGAGAGACTAGAAATCCACAGGTTCAAGAAACCCTAAATCGTGTATTAGTTAAAATCGCAAATGACTTAAAATTGTGGAATATCACAACAGTATATGTCAGCCCTTATAGCAAAGACGGATATTACTATCATATGTATGGGAGACCAGAGCCAATCATGATAGAATTTCGTCAAATTTGGCTTCAATTGATACCATTTGGTTTAGTACGTGATATTACGCTAGACCATCAATTTTACATATACGGCTTGCTTGATTTTTTTGATACACCTGTCTCTGCTCGTCTCCTGGTGGTACATTTAGTAATTCTATGGAGAAAGCTGGAGCTAGAACATAAATATTTCTCAACATTTGAGTtaaagaagagaataaaaattgattggtTTGTTGCAGTTCTCGATCCTAGGGTTACACTCGATTCAGGAGTCGAGATTAAGACATTGGCATTGCCTTTAATCATTCCCTTTTTCTTCTCTGCACTTTTGCACTTCCTCCCTCTTGATGATGTGGCGGACGTTCTAATTCACCTCCTTCACTCTATGGCAGTTTCAAGAGAGATTTGCGTCTATATAGACCCCTTGCTATTCATGGAGTTTTATAACGTGGTCAACCGCACGTCCCTGGGAGCATACAGGCGGAATTCATTCGAGGAGTGGGGATCGGTTCCAACAGGTCTGCCGCGCGCAATAATTGTAAGATTGGAGTGTGGGGATACGCTTCTTGATGCCTTTAATGGACAATACGAGGAAATTAAGGAACGGGCAGCATTTGAATGCCCATATTTGATCAATAGTGAAGGAGAATTGATGTCCATTTGTGATATAGTCGAATTGCGCGCCGTTGAGTCCATCGGTCTGCTTCCGTTTCACTCGCTGCAATCTTATTTAAATGGGATGAACACGCAATCTTCCAGGTTTGGGTCATCAGAAGATGAATTAGATGATGAATTAGATTATTAA